In Tenrec ecaudatus isolate mTenEca1 chromosome 4, mTenEca1.hap1, whole genome shotgun sequence, a single window of DNA contains:
- the LOC142445871 gene encoding olfactory receptor 52A1-like, with protein MLISNFTVFMPSVLTLVGIPGLESVQCWIGIPFFVMYLIAMIGNFLLLTIIKSERSLHEPMYIFLSMLGTTDIGLATSIIPKMLGVFWFHMPEIYFDSCLLQMWFIHTFQIIESGILLAMAFDRYIAICYPLRHATILSFRLVIQIGTAVTLRAAALVTPCLILIKSRLKYYHTTVISHSYCEHMALVKLAAGNIWVNKIYGLFVAFTVGGFDILFISLSYIQILTTVLRLPQKEARFKAFDTCVTHICVFLQFYLLAFFSFFTHRFGSHIPPYIHILFSSIYLLVPPFLNPLVYGLKNKQMRSYVVKMLLNEESSH; from the coding sequence ATGCTTATTTCCAATTTTACTGTCTTCATGCCCTCTGTGTTGACTCTAGTAGGGATCCCAGGGCTGGAGTCTGTGCAGTGCTGGATTGGGATCCCATTCTTTGTCATGTATCTCATTGCAATGATTGGAAACTTCTTGCTGCTGACCATCATAAAATCAGAACGCAGCCTCCACGAGCCTATGTACATCTTTCTCAGCATGCTCGGAACCACTGATATTGGACTTGCTACGAGCATTATACCCAAGATGCTTGGAGTGTTCTGGTTTCATATGCCAGAAATTTATTTTGACTCTTGCTTACTTCAAATGTGGTTTATACACACTTTTCAGATAATTGAATCAGGCATCCTGCTTGCAATGGCTTTCGATCGTTACATCGCCATCTGTTACCCTCTGAGGCATGCCACCATCTTATCCTTCCGGCTGGTCATCCAAATAGGTACTGCAGTAACTCTCAGGGCTGCTGCCCTCGTCACCCCCTGCCTAATACTGATAAAGAGCCGCCTTAAATATTATCACACAACTGTCATCTCGCACTCCTACTGTGAGCATATGGCGCTTGTGAAGCTTGCTGCAGGAAATATTTGGGTCAACAAGATCTATGGTTTGTTTGTGGCCTTTACAGTTGGAGGATTCGACATCCTATTCATTTCCTTGTCCTACATCCAGATATTGACCACCGTTTTACGTCTGCCCCAGAAGGAAGCTAGGTTTAAAGCATTTGATACTTGTGTCAcccacatttgtgtcttcctccagttctATCTCCtagccttcttctccttctttacACACAGGTTTGGTTCTCATATCCCCCCTTATATCCACATTCTCTTTTCCAGCATTTACTTGCTGGTCCCTCCATTTCTTAATCCACTTGTCTATGGGTTAAAGAACAAGCAGATGCGCAGTTATGTTGTGAAAAT